AAAGCTGTCACTCTCAAAACTCTGACACCTGACCCTGATTCCCCAGGTAAGGGGTCCTGCCTGAGAGGGTACTGGAAGATGCTAGTGCTAGGTGCTTAGCCCCTGCCCAGGGTTGCCGCAGGACCTAGTAAAGTGCTGAGAACTTGCAGCGTAGCTCCCAAAAGCACTTACCAGATGAGGCCCATCTCCTCTACACTTAGATGTCTCCCTCTGTGGCTAAGGGCTCATGGCTTCTGACCCAGATCTCCTTGCCACTCCTAAGGTCAACTTGAGGCAAGTGTCACCTTCCAAGCCTCCAATTTTGCAGCTGAGGCACAGACATGCTGTGAAGGTTCAGTATGGTATCTCAGAATCAGCTCAACTGCTGCACCCCATGAGCCGAGTATTTGGTGCTTTTCAAGATGGTCTTGATGCTTAAGACTATCCTGGGGGGTGGGACTTCAACCGTGTTTTGGGAAGGGTCACTTCCAAGGAACTGCACTTCTCAAATCACAGAAAAGCATTCACTTTTCAACAATGGACGGCTGGGCTGCCCAGGGCCCCTGAAGGAGACATGCAGGCTTTTATGTAGTCTAATGGATGCACATGCTGAGTGGAGGAAGGAGCACAGAGAACATTTGCCTCTCCACTGCTACTGCTCCACACCCCACTTGAGTTCTTCATTATAAAACCTGCAATCCCAGGGTCTGACTCCTAACACTGCTGGAAAATggattataataaagaaaaagacagcagGCAAACCACGTGTACTGAGAGCACAGCATACTTTATTCCCATGTCTGCAGATGAGTCTCCACCTCCTCCAGCCCTCCGAGGAGCCTTTCTCTCTGCTTAGCAGGAGGGTCTGAAGCTCCTGCGTGTCGTGTGTTCTGTGCTTCACAGAAGTGGGGCAGAGCCTTAAAACTGGCTCACCCACTGCTCAAATTTCCAGAAAATCGGAAAATAACTGATTCAGTTAAGTAACAGTTCCCAGGTAGTCGTGGCTTAATTGGCTCTCCTCTCCGCCTCAGAGCCCACTTTTCTGCCCAAACCACTGCAACTCACCCTCTTTCACACATCCCAAGTCCCAACTGTGAGGCATCTCAGACAGGCAGTACCACAAGAACCCCTACCGAAACCATCCCCAGCCAGCACTCCTGCCAACAAGGCCAGTTGGCAGGCACCTGCTAAGTCCTAAAGTGGTCAGCCCAGGCTGTGCCCATTTCAAGATCCAAACAATACTCTGTACTTCTCACCTTACTCCTGAGAAAGGGCCACCCTCCCTTAGTGTGACAGCCCCTGGGAGGAGGAGAACACAGTGTCTCTCTGGGACTAGCTGGGCACTCTACAACTAGAGCACAGGTATGGAGCCAGGCTTAGCTCTCCCTGCCCTTTGGACAGGACTCAGACCACACACACCCCTGGCTGAGGAACTGCCCCATTGCCCTTCCAGCCACTCCGCTCCACATCAGAAGTGTGCAGGGACCATGTGCAGAGGAGCAAAGGAGGCTGACTCCTTGGCTGGAGGAGAGATGACGTGGTAAGCCAGGGCTGATGAATCAGGGCAGAGCTGCTGGCTTAACAGCCCCTTTGAGCCAGCGTGGGAAGAACAAAGGGCCCCAGGCAAGCGgtgttttggctattctgagcACTGCCTGGAGTGATGGAGATAAAGGGAGCAAGAGCCTATGAGGCTGGATGCAGGAGGCTGGAAACTGGAGATGCCAGCCGGTGGCTGGCAGGCAAGGCTCTGGGCTAATGTCCCAGAGATAGTTTCATTCAGTAGCTCAAACAGTTTTGGGGGAGAAGCCACTCACCCTCTGGCCTTTCAAAACAATGTTCACACGCTCCCAGCCTtctttaattatattaaattcaTGCCATCTCAGTGTAGGCCTAATCTTCCCCCGAATTCTATGTAAATGCTTCATGAAACTACTGTTAATGGGAACAGTATGTACCTGATATACGCTGATGGTATCGGGAGTGGGAGGAGCTGAGGGAACAGCTACTTCCTTTCCTGTGCCCTCTAGATCTGCTGATGAGGCCCAGGCGTAGCTAGTCAAAGCTGAGTACAGCCAATAAGGCCCCACCACCAGGCACATGCGGCCTCATAGTTTAAAGTTAGGATCCCGAGGAGCTGGACACCACAGGTGTGAGGTTTTCAGTCCCTTGGCAGCTGTCCTGGGAGCTGGCCCTACTCCTTGGGGATCTCAAACATGCAGAGGCTCTTATATTTCTGCAGAAGCTCATTCTTCGTCCTGACTTGCTCCCGGAGGCTGTGtagctgttgctgttgctgctcaGGGCTCATGTGGATGCCGGGCATGGTGCCTATGAGCTTCCGCATCTCCTGGAACTTTGTTTTGAGCGCATTCAGGTCCTGGTGGAGATCTGGACTGTCCTTGTCCATGCTAGGGGCAGCAGGGGAAGTAGAAGGCAGTCAGTTATTAGCAGGTGCAGCTCATCTCCACCACAGCTTCTAGTTCTACACCCTCTGACaccttctggaatgttctgtttGACATGTCTAACCCGTGACTAGGTTGCCCACCCTAGAAGACAGGGATTGGTCGTTTTGGTTTTTTCTTGAGCTTTAAGTTAGATCATTAAAACATTCCCTTGACCAGCACACTTGACAAATCAGATACTTAAAGCTCTCGGCCCCACTGAGGGCAGGAACTGAGCTGGCTTCATCACAGGTGTCTTGCTGGTCCTGACCCCATACGTAGGACACTCAAGAAACAACTGTGGATAAAGAATGCTTGCACAAGTATGACAACTTGAGTTTGGAGCCACACCACCCATGGAATAGCAGGGGCTCACgtgtctataaccccagctcAGGTGGGGTAGGGtatagaaacaggcagatcccagaAGCCAACAAGTTAAAATAGCAAGCCTCAGATTCTGTACAAGGGCATACCGTGAAGGGTGACACGGGGCACCCaaagtgccctcctctggctctctaccacacacgcacacacaaattaaGTTTTCAAAACACCACCTGTCAAAAGAGTGAATGACTGGAAAGCAAGGCCACGGCCATGCTAAATGAATACACCATTACCAACCACCAGCTGACCGCTAcccaaaacaaagaatcaaaacaaacTTGCTGACATACTCCACTCCACCTGACCTGAGCCGTTTCTAGGAGAGACTTTGTGAATTAGCAAGACCTTCATTTCACTGAGGTATGATGCTGGCTTGGGCTTTTGTTAATGTAAAGATGAATTCCCACAAAGCTAGTCATGAATTTAACTCAGCTACAGATCACTGGAAGTTCTTGGCAGACAGGCTCTCTTCTACCACAGTTCCGCAAATGCCTTCTTCTGGGTCAAGTCCATTTTGAAGGCAGATTGTTCAGATCCGTTCACAGCTATGATCCACTGCAAAGATCCCTATTCCAGCCATCAAACCAAAggcaaaaaaagaacaaaaaccctAAGAACAACCGGGcagtgctggcgcacacctttgatcccagcactcaggaggcagaggcaggagaatatgagttcgaggccagcctggtctacaaagcaagttccaggacagccagagctgttacatagagaaaccctgtcttgaccacTCCCAGCCCCCAAACCCAAAAACCCTAAGAACAAAAGAATCACCCATGGAAGCCAGGAAAGATGAGCTTTGAACAAGTCCCAGCTCAGAGCACAGACACTGGGGGCTGCCACTGATCAAGTGTTGGAATTTAAAATACTCTTAAGAAAACTGGCTCACATCACATAGAAGGACACagtaaaagcaaacaacaacaaacccacaaaAACCAAAATGCGGAAGGAGGTTTATAGTAATATAGTTCCTGAAGCAAGCCTAACCAGCTCCAAAGCTCTGATTCGGAAAGGGAAGCATGGGCCATGTGTAAGACACTCGCTTCTGAAACCCTCCAGATATCCATTCTTTACCGGGTGAACTTTGGGGGAAGGGCGTAGATTTCAGGTAAGAAACAGAAAGGTAGGGAaagccacggggggggggggggctgtagaCCCCTGAAGTAGGCTGTTCACCTGCCCTAGTTGGTAGTGGTAAATGGAACAGAAGTCCTGGGGTGAGGAAAACACTATTCAGAACCCTGTTCAAACTAAGAGGGGACTTGTTATGCCAGGATGACAGTGAAATAGTGAAATCCCCAGGCCTAAAGAAAAGGGTCAGGCTTGACAGTGAGGGAACAGAAGTCGAGAGCTCTAAATGGGCCTGCCTTTGTGATCAACATTAGTCACCATCCAACtttagaaggaaaaggagagagagtagGTCAGGAACGATGGAAATCATACAAACAAAGGCCAGTTAGAGCAGCACGGTTCCATCTACTGTGCGTCCTCAAAGAGTGGCGTGAATACTACAACCACAGGGGCACGGAGGGCAGAGCATCTTCCTAGCAGCCAGCACAGGCATTTAGGCACGAGTCCCAGGCTCGTGAACAAAAGTCTGGGAACAATGGGTGCATCTAAGAATATGCCCTGATTTCTCCCAATTTCTTTTTTGCACAGAAGCAAATTGGCAACAAGTGAGCAGTGTGTTCTCCAGCAATGCAGAAACAAGGGGAGGCCATGGGTcagcaggccagcctgctctcacACTGACAGTCACTCTCCTCACCTCCAGGTACCATGACCTGGCTGCCTGCATCTTCCTACCACAGATTCGGTGCTCCTCAGGAGCATGCCCCACCTGTCCCTGCTGGCCAGCCCTCGGACTCGTGCCCCTCAGTCCTCTCTGTCCACAGTTTTCCTCCCGCTGGACTGACTCCTGTGGCTTTCACGTCCCCAGATCAAATGTTTCTCTTAAATATTAGTAGATGCTAgagggaagaaattaaaatagCTATCAAGGCTTTAGAAAAGGGAAGTCCTTTTAGTCCCAAGTCCCAGAGCCACCTGTGTTAGCATATGATGTAAACTGCTGTAGATCATCTCAACATGTGCAGTAACACGCAACCATGTGTGTACTTTTGTTATCGTGGCAGAGCGTATCAAATATGGTTCTCATTCTTCTCTTTTCACTTAATCCATATTGGATGGAGGTATTTCTACATTAATATGCATTTGATTATATCGTGAAATTATTTACAGACCATCATCTGGGATGCTTGTAATTCATCAAAATGGCAATG
The Microtus pennsylvanicus isolate mMicPen1 chromosome 11, mMicPen1.hap1, whole genome shotgun sequence genome window above contains:
- the Med9 gene encoding mediator of RNA polymerase II transcription subunit 9, whose protein sequence is MASSGVAGGRQAEDTLQPPPELLPESKPPPQPLPVAALPPPPAPRSQSPAGVKEENYSFLPLVHNVIKCMDKDSPDLHQDLNALKTKFQEMRKLIGTMPGIHMSPEQQQQQLHSLREQVRTKNELLQKYKSLCMFEIPKE